A DNA window from Pseudorasbora parva isolate DD20220531a chromosome 5, ASM2467924v1, whole genome shotgun sequence contains the following coding sequences:
- the znf804a gene encoding zinc finger protein 804A, translating into MACYYIVISSTHLSNGHFRNIKGVFRGPLSKNGNKNLDYAEKGKTLAKALEDLKANFYCQLCDKQYYKHQEFDNHINSYDHAHKQRLKELKQREFARNVASKSRKDERKQERALRRLHELAEQRREVQCAPGSGPMFKSTTVAVEGSIRESCCDDAQEENHSSVAQDSGGQIHSNSCGLASKQSQWPYSGRAKKQTFRRKIAFSFSFPKKASVKLESSAAVFCESTEEGPMERSCRQRLSAPPVELDLTDSPMEEKVLNCEEAIYSTGTQQGKHFQESDSTGSQGSSDMPVARESPSSTASDLCALLVYSEDVPSPAVSLINTPPFRLNSADIVLDSEDSVESLKSSIAESKPETSEDVTIEENSSTEEGHSNTSEPPEKTFSDVSPKNDSAQKQKQEQVEDATAKTPPPFTKPSQPFFSVLSRDGNTIFQWPSEMVTFTRTEPSLSFSCNPLHFDFKRSRIRRSADTQEMTEPKTDEELSVCSGLKSCHSEKHIEESTASPRSSPSQGPEGKVRKCYQYSSDTESCVRLKTHDRCRHSKDWIHASKRAEKKMRTRDRRHYRSHSKRKRRKRKRRRDRYRETESNMVKSKKFHRRPECVEGLDSQFRGTTSQQVHPLEKSKQSAQNQAEDSSTAPVVEEGVGGRRQEAAADVNGSAGCIILSDEFCADSEKVLRNSREKPDNPTAGELATTGQCSHSHSQRSTAAEGCPEETPSSQETNRDGPCEGQSLKRRRTDSLSDGDESYDPCQSPAGISDGCTELETRRKRKRQSHVQDQTLCLANECPVVKNSVLEEQDKAVEESSIKCLVLEGVCDSSNGSGQISCSIDDVESSAVDPQTFTSISSALGHTVVESSDWQRSSSSQINASCTKGSLTLLETDSTLSKEPTKDNSNILSSESKAAQTPLKNCNKYSAAAQACLLDVRELALHRTEKATHDKSCQHSIQAPLQRFHQGIQAEEKLSRECFHTTSSLFQPSTSFQAPSESMERHCLLQIQSHGQVLHQQVFPTKLKSVISRPHLPMSSAVLHPVHLPSSLPSGSITIRHTILQHHTAFLPPQPPIYPQVMPVSRLPLGPEICRPSAPTFVTPPQVSVVAPPSIHPMTVTFHALPRPAMFPPMLPPHHAVIPLQPLF; encoded by the exons GATTATGCTGAGAAGGGGAAAACCTTGGCCAAAGCCCTGGAGGACCTCAAGGCCAACTTCTACTGTCAGCTGTGTGACAAACAGTATTACAAGCATCAAGAGTTTGACAACCACATCAACTCGTATGACCACGCTCACAAGCAG AGGCTGAAGGAACTGAAGCAGAGAGAGTTTGCCCGTAACGTGGCCTCCAAATCCAGGAAGGATGAGAGGAAACAGGAGAGAGCTCTCAGACGCCTACATGAGCTTGCTGAACAACGCAGAGAGGTGCAATG TGCCCCAGGAAGTGGCCCTATGTTTAAGTCTACTACGGTGGCAGTAGAGGGTTCTATCAGGGAGTCCTGCTGTGATGATGCCCAAGAAGAGAACCACAGCAGTGTGGCTCAAGATTCAGGGGGTCAGATCCATTCCAACAGTTGTGGCTTAGCTAGTAAGCAGTCACAGTGGCCGTACAGTGGGAGGGCCAAAAAGCAAACTTTCAGACGCAAAATTGCATTCTCTTTTTCCTTTCCAAAGAAAGCGTCTGTTAAGCTTGAGTCATCAGCGGCAGTTTTCTGTGAGAGCACGGAGGAGGGACCGATGGAACGGAGCTGCAGACAAAGACTCAGTGCACCCCCTGTCGAGCTTGACCTCACCGACTCCCCCATGGAGGAAAAAGTACTAAATTGTGAGGAGGCAATTTACAGCACTGGCACACAGCAGGGCAAGCACTTCCAAGAAAGTGACAGCACCGGAAGTCAGGGGTCATCAGATATGCCTGTGGCGAGGGAGAGCCCCTCGTCAACGGCCTCAGATTTGTGTGCTTTGCTCGTTTACTCAGAGGATGTGCCCAGTCCAGCAGTCTCCCTCATAAACACTCCCCCCTTTCGTTTAAACAGTGCCGATATTGTTCTTGACTCTGAGGACTCTGTTGAGAGCCTGAAAAGCAGCATTGCTGAAAGTAAACCTGAGACCTCTGAGGATGTGACAATAGAGGAGAACAGCAGTACAGAGGAGGGGCACTCAAACACCAGTGAGCCTCCGGAAAAGACTTTCTCAGATGTGTCACCTAAGAATGATTCTgctcaaaaacaaaaacaagaacaaGTGGAGGATGCAACTGCAAAGACACCTCCCCCTTTCACAAAACCCAGCCAGCcttttttctctgtcctaaGCAGAGATGGTAATACCATCTTCCAGTGGCCCTCTGAGATGGTGACCTTCACAAGGACAGAGCCATCCCTGTCTTTCAGTTGCAACCCCctccattttgacttcaagaGGTCAAGAATTAGAAGGTCTGCTGACACTCAGGAGATGACTGAGCCCAAAACTGATGAGGAATTATCTGTCTGCTCAGGTTTAAAATCCTGCCACTCTGAGAAGCACATTGAGGAATCCACAGCCAGCCCCAGAAGCAGTCCCAGCCAAGGACCTGAAGGCAAGGTCAGAAAGTGTTATCAGTATTCAAGTGACACAGAGAGTTGTGTCAGGCTGAAAACACATGACAGGTGTAGACATTCCAAAGATTGGATTCATGCTAGTAAGAGGGCGGAAAAGAAAATGCGGACCAGGGATCGACGTCATTACAGGAGCCACAGCAAAAGGAAGCGAAGGAAGCGGAAGAGAAGAAGAGACAGATACCGGGAAACAGAGAGCAATATGGTGAAATCTAAGAAATTCCACAGACGACCTGAGTGTGTGGAAGGACTTGATAGCCAATTTAGAGGCACCACTTCACAGCAAGTGCATCCATTAGAGAAGTCAAAGCAATCAGCTCAAAATCAGGCCGAGGACAGCAGCACAGCTCCCGTAGTTGAGGAAGGGGTGGGAGGCAGGAGGCAGGAGGCAGCAGCAGATGTAAACGGCTCAGCGGGCTGCATCATTCTCTCTGATGAGTTCTGTGCTGATAGTGAAAAGGTGCTTAGGAACAGCAGGGAAAAGCCTGACAATCCAACTGCAGGGGAGCTAGCGACCACAGGACAGTGTTCTCACAGCCACTCTCAGAGATCCACTGCAGCCGAAGGGTGCCCAGAGGAGACACCTTCATCACAAGAGACTAACAGAGATGGTCCATGTGAAGGACAAAGTTTGAAAAGACGACGAACGGATTCTCTTAGTGATGGAGATGAGTCTTACGACCCCTGTCAGtcgccagcagggatttctgatGGGTGCACAGAACTTGAGACTAGGAGGAAAAGAAAGAGGCAGTCACATGTCCAAGATCAAACCCTATGCCTTGCAAATGAATGTCCTGTTGTTAAAAACAGTGTTCTAGAAGAACAGGATAAGGCTGTGGAGGAGTCAAGCATAAAATGCCTTGTTTTAGAAGGCGTGTGTGACAGCTCAAATGGGTCAGGCCAAATTTCATGCAGTATTGATGATGTAGAGAGCAGTGCGGTTGATCCACAGACATTTACTTCCATTAGCAGTGCCCTGGGTCACACTGTGGTAGAGAGCAGTGACTGGCAACGGAGCTCTTCCTCTCAGATCAATGCTTCATGCACCAAGGGCAGTTTAACTCTACTGGAGACAGATTCAACACTCTCGAAAGAGCCAACAAAGGATAATAGTAACATCCTCAGTAGCGAGTCTAAAGCAGCACAAACCCCCTTAAAGAACTGTAACAAGTATTCAGCGGCTGCTCAGGCCTGCTTGCTCGATGTGAGAGAGTTAGCCCTGCATAGGACTGAAAAAGCCACTCACGACAAATCATGTCAGCACAGCATTCAAGCCCCGCTGCAGAGATTTCACCAAGGCATTCAGGCTGAGGAGAAGTTGAGCAGGGAGTGCTTccacaccaccagcagcctgttCCAACCTTCTACATCTTTTCAGGCCCCCTCAGAAAGCATGGAGAGACACTGTCTCCTGCAGATCCAGAGCCATGGACAGGTGCTACACCAGCAGGTGTTCCCCACCAAGCTCAAATCTGTCATATCCAGGCCACATCTGCCCATGTCATCTGCTGTCCTCCATCCAGTTCACCTTCCATCCTCCTTGCCTTCTGGTTCCATCACAATACGCCACACCATACTACAGCACCACACCGCTTTCCTGCCCCCGCAACCCCCTATCTACCCCCAGGTAATGCCTGTTTCTCGACTCCCCCTGGGGCCGGAGATCTGTCGGCCATCTGCACCTACCTTTGTGACCCCTCCGCAGGTATCGGTAGTGGCACCTCCTAGTATTCACCCAATGACTGTGACGTTTCATGCCCTGCCACGGCCTGCCATGTTTCCGCCAATGTTGCCCCCTCATCACGCTGTCATTCCCCTTCAGCCTCTCTTCTAG